In the genome of Methanococcoides burtonii DSM 6242, the window ATGTTATGAACATCCTCCAGTATAGGAGTTATTTTATCGCTCAAGTTGCTTTGATCGATCCTTTTTTTTGCTATGGCATACATTTTTTCGGATATGTCGAGTGTATAAATATTTCCATCTATGAGATGACTAAGGGAAATTGCCAGAGCTGCAGTCCCACTTCCAACATCAATAATAATTCCGCTGTTGATGTTGCATCGTTGTACTATTTGTTGTGAAATTACCGGATATATGGGAGCAAAGACATTGGTTGCAATATCATCAAATTCTTTTGCATCATTATTGAATGAACTTTGACCAGTCAAACTTTTAAAAGTTTTCATTATTTCATACCCCTATTATTTTCTTAATATTGTAGATCAGAATGCATTCATTGTTCGGAAATGCAATCCGGAAATAGCATTTTGTCGATCTCATTATCTGTCAATTCGTAATGGTAAAATTCGGAATAGAACTCTTTAATAAGATCGTTTAAGTCAATATTTTTGAATTTTTCAGGATAGAGAATTTTAGCTGTCCAAGATATACCAATTATCCTGTTTATTCCAGGTGGCCTGTCAAACCAGCAAAAAGGTGCATTGGGTACTAGATAAATTTCGTGATCTTTTACTGCAGTGATATTCTGCCAAATATGATCAGAATATATGTTGTTGTAAAATGTGCTATCACCAGTGATTATGACATCAGGGTTCCATTTTAATATTTGTTCGATGGATATTTCGGTTCTCCCATACCCTTCAAGAAAAGGACATTCTGCAACATTGATGCCTCCACATACTTCTATTAATTGACTGTGAGATGAACCTTTAGAATCTGTTTGGAGCCCTGCAGTGCCTTCAGCATAATATACTCGCTTTCTTTCATTTAGAGGAATTTCTGAGACCTTTGTAGTAACGGTGTTGAGTGAGGTTTTATAAAAACGTATTAAGTGCTCTGCTCGTTCATCCTCTCCCAATACTCCCCCCATAAATTCGATGGAATCTTCATAAGTCATTACATCAATGTTTGATTCAATGCCCACGACCGGAATTGTGCCAAATTTTTCCTGTCTGGCATTAATTGTGGAATCGATATCTTCCCCACTGTTATATCCTTCAAAAATAATATCAGGACATATTGAAATAATGGATTCATAATTTCCATCCTGTTTACCAAACCAACCACCTATTACAGGAAGAGTGGAGTATTCTGGTGTTAAATATTTATCCGGTTCTTCTGGCACAAAATTCCATCCTGCTAATTTTTCCGGAGCTAACATGTAAATAAGCATGGTAGTTGGAGGAGAAGTGGCAACGACCTTGTTGATATCATTTGGAATTACAACCGTCCTTCCGGCCATATCAGATATATTTCTTGAATTTTGTTGATCCTCTGTTT includes:
- a CDS encoding ABC transporter substrate-binding protein, producing MHKKITYCLLMLMILLVLSTSACVDQRKTEDQQNSRNISDMAGRTVVIPNDINKVVATSPPTTMLIYMLAPEKLAGWNFVPEEPDKYLTPEYSTLPVIGGWFGKQDGNYESIISICPDIIFEGYNSGEDIDSTINARQEKFGTIPVVGIESNIDVMTYEDSIEFMGGVLGEDERAEHLIRFYKTSLNTVTTKVSEIPLNERKRVYYAEGTAGLQTDSKGSSHSQLIEVCGGINVAECPFLEGYGRTEISIEQILKWNPDVIITGDSTFYNNIYSDHIWQNITAVKDHEIYLVPNAPFCWFDRPPGINRIIGISWTAKILYPEKFKNIDLNDLIKEFYSEFYHYELTDNEIDKMLFPDCISEQ